A single window of Nicotiana sylvestris chromosome 3, ASM39365v2, whole genome shotgun sequence DNA harbors:
- the LOC138887193 gene encoding uncharacterized protein — MIHKEIEVYVDDVIIKSKKNTDHMEDLRKLFNRLQRYNLKLNPAKCAFGVPARKLLGFIMSLRGIELDPSKVKAIQELPPPNNKKDKAIKGHALADHIDENLVDGEYEPIKTYFRDEEVSFIGEDIVESYEGWRMFFDGAANFKGVGIGAILVSETSQHYPVSTKFRFPCTNNMAEYEACILGLKMAVDMNIQELLEIGDSDLLIHQVQEEWVTKNSKIFPYLHHVQELRKRHKNSTAYKPQMNGAVEVANKNIKKLLMKMIEKHKQWHKNLSFALLGHRTIVRTSTGATPYMLVYGTEVVILTEVEIPSLRIIQKAELDDVEWVKSRYEHLALIERKRVDAVCHDIWIAKASDMLHIHEIDSVQEYNSQNCSCLPAFAIHACR, encoded by the exons atgatacacaaggagatagaggtgtatgtagatgatgttattatcaagtccaagaaaaaCACTGAccatatggaagatttgaggaagttgttCAACAGATTAcagaggtacaacctgaaactgaatcccgcgaagtgtgcatttggggtccctgccagaaaactacttgggttcattatgAGTctccgaggaatagaactggatccatcaaaggtcaaagctattcaagaattgccaccaccaaaTAACAAGAaagac AAAGCGATCAAAGGACATGCGCTAGCAGATCACATTGACGAGAATctcgtggacggagaatacgaacccatAAAAACGTATTTTcgtgacgaagaggtatcattcataggagaagatattgtagaatcctatgaaggttggagaatgtttttcgatggagcagcaaatttcaaaggagttggcataggagcaatcCTAGTCTCAGAAACCAGccaacattatccggtgtctacCAAATTTAggtttccttgcaccaacaacatggccgagtacgaagcctgcatcttagggctcaagatggcagttgacatgaacattcaagagttgctagaaattggggattcagacttgcttatacatcaggttcaAGAAGAATGggtgaccaagaactccaagatatttccttatctacatcatgtacaggagttgagaaagag acacaagaattctacagcctacaaacctcagatgaatggagccgtagaagtcgccaataagaacatcaagaagctACTTatgaaaatgatagagaagcataagcagtggcacaagaacctatcatttgctttattggggcatcgcaccatagtccgcacatcaactggagcAACCCCTtacatgttggtatatggtacagaaGTAGTCATTCTCACCGAAGTAGAAATaccttccttgaggatcatacaaaaagctgagctcgacgacgtagaatgggtgaagagtcgttacgagcatcTAGCTCTTATAGAAAGAAAGAGAGTggatgcagtttgccatg acatTTGGATTGCGAAAGCATCCGACATGCTACACATTCACGAGATAGACagtgttcaggaatacaactctcagaattgttCATGTTTACCAGCATTTGCTATCCACGCATGCCGGTGA